A genomic window from Periweissella cryptocerci includes:
- a CDS encoding SpaA isopeptide-forming pilin-related protein: MALIMVIPLMVAAFSSLANTKSVTAATNTQLVVTKVKFNLKSNHNLIVGDDGSAETNINNQGGVRDNNDKDAGEVEPNVNFALFGIPTANNANISDKAWTTLGSFIEDFQSTRESFTPLTYGVNSEDEVTLTKNGSKTLASAIRAAYRSVGQEPLFDAGKYPNNSDVFNQIIFNLLDVQLADIFEHQTPTKHGGITADNPFYRTNASGQLTYNVTDPGRYILVEQAAANQPGAKASGKVVSRQVSKPMTIDVPTPQTETVVNESDGNVTKNIHIYPKNDIPEQAAQFTKVNGSDENLPGLAGAKFALFEFTGDNTAWATFNSNVNQLAMLKPINAEKAVIDDYADADDYDVLLNENSAQRKLSTKWIKSGDDDNSNLFVSDEDGKVTSPELEYGRYFFVEVAAPDTFTLNSFPIYFEVKADNVDGDLITPQSYAQKLDASLADYSDYFPNYEKPAMTKSLDVIATNPDSESHFVPDSEGVYWNNGGTSYQAGDIFRYTLSTSVDNPQLLSGNFLAFYDVFMKNSAYWDNDGSRYETWGSSDHITDDEKADGITFKPRDEYSWFQELLDANQLFKFTPRSPSDSKPRGEKVAHDFFDPITNAIDPSVVTTGLAHGSLPSTLVIYSKAKDTEGNAIPLGYFGDTMLQEDADKYGMYFGPFALNADGDGNGIGAVGWYDTDLHVSNAWEELGTPTGTQLYWAIDAARMREAIRSALAGADKLTATGNAAQIEEVLNQISKLNLEFDLEPKDDFSAKQVQALHNIGQFEWNSWDPEPYNEDTNDAYIGGQVFQKFDQANKSLISLPTIAPVEPDAVDEPGAEPEKPEQGEMTDDEYAELLDAYNEQKAAYEAAKKAYDDYVSAKAKYDTDKAAYDLVQANEFAVPVKPETVDDPGDEPEKTENMSDGEYNDIKDQYDKDKEKYDQYLTDLDAYETAKNAHDAVLANSLAVYQKDNRNGHFYVTRKVDDGTVQYLKYDKERDLILGWTTNESEATLFHTIPTVDKAGKTIGQFKVYGLAPNAHYDNEAADEENYEIDSNRIVSGDYGFVPDNKKNLQYFIGEVGDLKIGTNTYHKMDQDLEFWVAPLEWRFFDKDGDGPFEGYTDKDSQNAIGTSTVPLYPTKLTNIKSVIFPDAGGLGILAFILLGLTLIYAAYRYFKYRRNHLVTE, encoded by the coding sequence ATGGCATTAATAATGGTAATTCCGTTAATGGTGGCGGCGTTTTCAAGTCTTGCGAATACCAAATCCGTGACGGCCGCAACCAACACCCAATTAGTGGTGACGAAGGTCAAATTTAACCTGAAAAGTAATCATAACTTGATTGTTGGTGATGATGGTAGTGCAGAAACTAACATCAACAATCAAGGTGGTGTGCGCGATAACAATGATAAAGACGCGGGTGAAGTTGAACCGAACGTAAACTTTGCATTGTTTGGTATTCCAACGGCAAACAACGCTAACATTAGCGATAAAGCATGGACAACATTGGGGTCTTTCATTGAAGACTTCCAGAGCACTCGTGAATCGTTTACACCACTAACATATGGTGTAAATAGCGAAGATGAGGTTACACTGACGAAAAATGGTAGTAAGACATTGGCGTCGGCAATTAGAGCAGCATACCGAAGCGTTGGGCAAGAACCATTGTTCGATGCAGGGAAATACCCCAATAATTCTGACGTGTTCAATCAAATTATTTTTAATTTGTTGGATGTTCAGTTAGCGGATATTTTTGAACATCAAACCCCAACTAAACATGGCGGCATTACTGCTGATAACCCGTTTTATCGGACGAACGCCTCGGGACAGTTGACATATAATGTGACTGATCCAGGTCGTTATATACTGGTGGAGCAAGCTGCTGCTAATCAACCAGGAGCCAAGGCATCAGGTAAGGTTGTTTCACGGCAAGTGTCAAAACCGATGACAATTGATGTGCCAACACCACAAACCGAAACTGTTGTTAATGAGTCAGATGGGAATGTCACGAAAAACATTCACATTTATCCGAAAAATGATATTCCAGAGCAAGCGGCCCAGTTTACCAAGGTAAATGGTAGCGATGAAAATTTGCCAGGTTTAGCTGGTGCAAAATTTGCCTTGTTTGAATTTACTGGTGATAATACGGCTTGGGCAACGTTTAATAGCAATGTGAATCAACTAGCGATGTTGAAGCCGATTAATGCCGAAAAAGCCGTCATTGATGACTATGCAGACGCCGACGATTATGATGTCTTGCTTAATGAGAATAGTGCACAGCGTAAGCTAAGTACGAAGTGGATTAAGAGTGGTGATGATGATAATAGTAACTTATTCGTTTCGGATGAAGATGGTAAGGTTACCTCACCCGAGCTTGAATATGGCCGCTACTTCTTTGTCGAAGTAGCAGCGCCAGATACATTTACCTTAAATTCATTCCCAATTTACTTTGAAGTGAAGGCGGATAATGTTGATGGTGACTTGATTACGCCACAATCATATGCGCAAAAATTAGATGCATCATTGGCGGATTATTCAGATTACTTCCCAAACTATGAAAAGCCAGCAATGACTAAGAGTTTGGATGTGATTGCGACGAATCCTGACAGTGAATCACACTTTGTGCCAGATTCAGAAGGGGTTTACTGGAACAATGGGGGCACTTCTTATCAAGCTGGTGACATCTTCAGATATACGCTTTCAACATCTGTTGATAACCCACAATTACTTTCTGGAAATTTCTTAGCTTTCTATGATGTTTTCATGAAAAATAGTGCATACTGGGATAATGACGGTAGCAGATATGAAACTTGGGGTAGTTCAGATCACATTACTGATGATGAGAAAGCTGATGGTATTACTTTCAAGCCACGTGATGAATATTCATGGTTCCAAGAATTACTCGATGCCAACCAACTATTTAAGTTTACTCCTCGGAGTCCCAGTGATAGTAAGCCACGTGGGGAGAAGGTTGCCCACGATTTCTTTGATCCAATTACGAATGCCATCGATCCAAGCGTTGTTACAACTGGCTTGGCCCACGGTAGTTTACCATCAACTTTGGTCATCTATAGTAAGGCCAAGGATACTGAGGGTAATGCAATTCCACTTGGATACTTTGGTGATACAATGCTCCAAGAAGATGCCGACAAGTATGGTATGTACTTTGGACCATTTGCACTTAACGCCGATGGTGACGGTAACGGGATTGGTGCCGTTGGTTGGTATGATACTGATTTACACGTTTCCAATGCGTGGGAAGAACTTGGGACACCGACGGGAACCCAATTATACTGGGCGATTGATGCTGCCCGGATGCGTGAAGCAATCCGGAGTGCACTAGCTGGTGCTGATAAGTTAACTGCGACTGGTAACGCGGCGCAAATTGAAGAAGTTTTGAATCAGATTAGTAAGTTAAACTTAGAATTTGATTTGGAACCTAAGGATGATTTCTCTGCTAAGCAAGTCCAAGCATTGCATAATATTGGTCAATTTGAATGGAATTCATGGGATCCAGAACCATACAATGAAGACACGAATGATGCCTACATTGGTGGTCAAGTTTTCCAGAAATTTGATCAAGCGAATAAATCACTGATTAGCTTGCCAACAATTGCACCGGTTGAACCTGATGCAGTTGATGAACCTGGCGCTGAACCAGAAAAACCAGAGCAAGGTGAGATGACAGATGATGAGTACGCTGAGTTACTTGATGCGTATAATGAGCAAAAAGCGGCATATGAAGCTGCTAAAAAAGCTTACGACGATTATGTCAGCGCTAAAGCAAAGTATGATACTGACAAAGCCGCGTATGACTTGGTGCAAGCAAATGAATTCGCTGTCCCTGTAAAGCCTGAAACTGTTGATGATCCTGGTGATGAACCAGAAAAGACAGAAAACATGTCAGATGGTGAATACAACGACATTAAGGACCAATACGATAAAGATAAGGAAAAGTATGATCAATACTTAACTGATTTGGACGCGTATGAAACGGCGAAAAATGCACACGATGCGGTATTAGCCAACTCGTTAGCCGTGTACCAAAAAGATAATCGAAATGGTCACTTCTATGTGACACGCAAGGTCGATGATGGTACTGTTCAATATCTGAAATACGATAAAGAACGTGACCTCATCTTAGGCTGGACAACTAATGAATCAGAAGCAACGTTGTTCCACACAATTCCAACTGTCGATAAAGCTGGTAAGACGATTGGTCAATTTAAAGTTTATGGTTTAGCACCGAATGCCCATTATGATAACGAAGCGGCAGATGAAGAAAATTACGAAATTGACTCGAATAGAATTGTCAGCGGTGACTATGGTTTTGTGCCAGATAATAAGAAGAACCTCCAATACTTTATTGGTGAAGTTGGTGACCTAAAAATTGGCACGAACACTTATCATAAGATGGATCAGGACTTAGAATTCTGGGTAGCCCCATTAGAATGGCGTTTCTTTGATAAAGATGGTGATGGGCCATTTGAAGGGTATACTGATAAAGATTCACAAAATGCGATTGGGACTAGTACAGTACCGCTGTATCCAACGAAGTTAACAAACATTAAGTCAGTTATCTTCCCGGATGCTGGTGGATTGGGAATTCTGGCATTCATTCTGCTAGGATTAACCTTAATCTACGCTGCGTACCGCTACTTTAAGTACCGCCGTAATCATTTAGTTACAGAATAG
- a CDS encoding Cna B-type domain-containing protein, producing the protein MKKHRKKLIGLAMLVVIVVATIMSPLTSLLAKATEQIKADQTEVLIGESEKDKKKGIEFKVQHEFDTKENKIKWTATFSSKKSDNPRLFSLDIKPTDKNIVLDDYKLNGEDPQASLVDGKPIIQKDASDVTSSEDDNTMPAATVKAEDATEEVLNQTLQAENVETKKKSSYLYIDAPSKDKQEFEITFTTDISADIDEQSLNFTPSLLEYEDDEAAELNIDGQEILPLDADAEGNDKPIKTYEVTAQRPTEIEEKEETAAIAEEPAKADEDASPTKADDTKTEAPKADDTKKATKAKGPSSRTTTPNLPDLSEKESVKQIRILSTERTTDASKFNYQLSTGSTTTQLIREYTNNLSVATLTGVNGTGNSTVDNLATPSANGGMTIVKLTNAHDSNTTGNAMRRYYNLRDFAPNTVNVGDDAEAMRQKQHELFVEFWPRTNNGNGSVNQYNWMLPDAGNPGASVTASYNNVGIYVDNDGVSRQMGAIMTLSNIVPTSAANGTTRPSILIPGSLFSGIRYYNIQSLDVELKFYQTTNGKAITKDAAGNSVDVDENASLTKLLDVQMPTALGTDAPTLASWLTFGSLNNYTNLTGNTAASQANGNGTGINRAGVTYAESVGKLQKDAAGNVSVITNVDEGSDISTAVPSIGTLVRQVTNQASTPDINGGSRGLWTSIMNGTGNTNNQYVGMWYSTANGNWNKPGSGENAYNLSQPGNFGDFFGSGDFDRAAVSFQIVGSSNSFRLKGSSGDTWAVLSSGYTRPIEPANPYKTVSSAIRPGTNGEVHGDNAVKTTGIEYIRGTRQAVQYAAGSQGATSLTAVPGGWGNNPDVAVGANIYRWKRTTIQAPNSNTNYYIYERGNVAGQNPTSYVNVHVSTTTQNAPGTVGSITPTAPTAGWSADAIDWDKVNDNSTDYLWVRTTQTRSSAAPVQQINVYPINEVGPRGDANTPNPNTYTYDNYNVWNDGELLYRNNATPDLGDSTPFYYDIHQPTYLNPDDSIAKPHAITMYDLLPVGLTPARTTNTPIKGSFTATSDGRVYSGKDIYDKLLALNKLEKDQQGAALEEVYSLLFNTTQLGISGGSENNADRWTPQSSTSWPVGNQANMATLWTTNADRSATTPVAYGSDEVAYRSDPRVIAVDMGTEDEPEVRYLVIWAMTFYEISQLKFNGDSFIYRMPVVAQSEHMPNKDEWYDFENNASVRFDLSDANAQWHWQGTTEPVLSRYSYNGNEPTDLTDLKINKEWVDANDALSIPNRGTSLGFNVYGHVPDPDDSNKDKLVYTRENVQVTPPGVDVTKQQIWTTTVSQLPKYWYAADDTNNERPIRIIYTAKENVPDGFTLVAESDNKEEVGHEITVTNRPSNDVSSILVRKTWNDNNSATRPNELTFVLYQNGREIDRVTLNKSQTNPNAADYVKLDEFGRWLYAFKDLPRADALTWQPYTYTVDEVLPEGYTNTARDHAILTEGDYTDRFDFTNTPTTPSDSTMQLQGIKRWAGQTSLPESLTSLTVRLYGYITIPASNGTPQQRVRINLNPRGSSTGAWIASPANDNLATPNIDESAMQVSNGQTPPGSAHELVVQRTGQGAVWQYTFINPNSNPTYTNSWPKQVQYSGRTYPVTYEIEENVPAGYELLSNTGGYTDANQNVWQFDLLNNVRQTATTNIRLWKIDKDSEAVMSNVRFRLEYYDYGDKVWKERQAGSTGEEGNIKNGIFDYSSLAAGTYRLYEEQTNTDYTHLKGVVYFNLLRENATTVRLDRRADHRMFVDVDGIQKDKLIPINTADIERFGTGDGLGSFASATNPADIHTTKWIDTTGSGNNVASEWNYAQLLTDSTNQIEIRLKNRKPLLMPRTGGIGILIFIVLGATLAAGGGYYFHKRRQVKPAKNVLADRNN; encoded by the coding sequence ATGAAAAAACACAGGAAAAAATTAATAGGGTTAGCGATGTTAGTGGTGATTGTCGTGGCAACGATTATGTCGCCGTTGACATCATTACTAGCGAAAGCGACTGAACAGATTAAAGCGGATCAGACAGAAGTTCTGATTGGCGAATCTGAAAAAGACAAAAAGAAAGGCATCGAATTCAAAGTGCAACATGAATTCGATACCAAAGAAAATAAGATTAAGTGGACGGCGACATTCTCTAGTAAAAAGAGTGATAACCCCCGCCTATTTAGTCTTGATATAAAACCAACTGATAAAAATATCGTGTTGGATGATTACAAATTAAATGGGGAAGACCCGCAAGCGAGCCTGGTTGATGGCAAGCCAATTATTCAAAAAGACGCTTCTGACGTCACTAGTTCAGAAGATGACAACACAATGCCTGCAGCTACCGTCAAAGCTGAAGACGCTACTGAAGAAGTTCTCAACCAAACGCTCCAAGCGGAAAACGTTGAAACTAAAAAGAAAAGTAGTTACTTATATATTGATGCACCAAGTAAAGACAAACAAGAATTTGAAATTACCTTCACAACTGACATATCAGCTGATATTGATGAGCAAAGTTTAAACTTCACGCCATCATTGCTTGAATACGAAGATGATGAAGCAGCGGAATTAAACATTGATGGTCAAGAAATCTTACCATTAGATGCAGACGCTGAGGGTAATGACAAGCCTATCAAGACTTACGAAGTGACAGCACAACGCCCAACTGAAATTGAGGAAAAGGAAGAAACCGCCGCAATTGCTGAAGAACCAGCCAAAGCCGACGAAGACGCCTCACCTACAAAAGCTGACGACACTAAAACTGAAGCGCCTAAGGCCGACGATACTAAAAAAGCAACCAAAGCTAAAGGGCCAAGTTCACGGACTACAACACCAAACTTACCAGACTTGTCTGAGAAGGAATCAGTAAAACAAATCAGAATTTTGAGTACCGAACGCACAACTGATGCAAGCAAGTTCAATTATCAATTGTCGACTGGGTCGACAACTACACAGTTAATTCGTGAATATACTAATAACTTGAGTGTTGCTACTTTGACAGGTGTAAATGGGACTGGTAATTCAACTGTAGATAATTTAGCCACACCATCAGCCAATGGTGGGATGACGATTGTTAAGTTGACGAATGCGCATGATAGTAACACTACAGGTAATGCCATGCGTCGTTACTACAATTTACGTGATTTTGCACCGAATACTGTTAATGTAGGGGATGATGCCGAAGCAATGCGGCAAAAACAACACGAACTCTTTGTTGAGTTCTGGCCTCGAACTAATAACGGAAACGGTTCTGTTAACCAATATAACTGGATGCTCCCAGATGCAGGTAATCCTGGAGCATCAGTAACCGCGAGCTACAATAATGTCGGGATTTATGTCGATAACGATGGGGTTAGCCGCCAAATGGGGGCAATCATGACGCTGTCCAATATCGTACCCACTAGTGCGGCAAATGGTACTACCCGACCATCGATCTTGATTCCAGGTAGCCTATTCTCAGGAATTCGTTATTACAATATTCAAAGCCTTGATGTGGAATTAAAATTTTATCAAACGACTAATGGTAAGGCGATTACCAAAGATGCTGCTGGTAATTCTGTGGATGTTGACGAAAATGCTAGCTTAACAAAGTTGTTAGACGTTCAAATGCCGACAGCGCTTGGGACTGATGCACCAACTTTAGCTTCATGGTTAACATTTGGTTCCTTGAATAATTATACGAATTTAACTGGTAATACTGCGGCATCACAAGCTAATGGTAACGGAACGGGGATTAATCGTGCCGGGGTTACGTATGCCGAATCAGTCGGTAAACTGCAAAAAGATGCGGCTGGTAATGTCAGTGTTATCACGAATGTTGATGAAGGCTCAGATATTTCAACCGCCGTACCATCAATCGGAACCTTGGTACGCCAAGTGACCAACCAAGCTTCAACCCCAGATATTAATGGTGGTTCACGAGGACTTTGGACATCGATTATGAACGGCACAGGTAATACTAATAATCAGTACGTCGGTATGTGGTACTCAACGGCGAATGGTAACTGGAATAAGCCAGGGTCTGGGGAGAATGCCTATAATCTTTCACAACCAGGTAACTTTGGTGATTTCTTCGGTTCCGGTGACTTTGATCGGGCAGCCGTTTCATTCCAAATTGTTGGATCTAGCAATAGTTTCCGTTTAAAGGGTTCTAGTGGTGATACTTGGGCTGTGCTTAGTTCAGGGTACACACGGCCAATCGAACCGGCCAACCCGTATAAGACAGTAAGTAGCGCGATTCGTCCAGGTACGAATGGTGAAGTACATGGCGATAATGCTGTAAAAACAACCGGTATTGAATATATTCGTGGTACTCGCCAGGCAGTGCAATATGCCGCAGGTTCGCAAGGTGCTACAAGTTTGACAGCTGTTCCTGGCGGGTGGGGTAACAACCCGGATGTAGCAGTTGGTGCTAATATTTACAGATGGAAACGAACGACAATTCAAGCACCTAACAGCAATACAAACTACTACATTTATGAACGTGGAAACGTCGCGGGGCAAAATCCAACATCATACGTTAATGTACATGTATCGACAACAACCCAAAATGCACCAGGAACTGTTGGTAGTATTACGCCAACCGCTCCTACTGCAGGTTGGAGTGCTGATGCCATTGATTGGGATAAGGTTAATGACAATTCAACCGATTATTTATGGGTACGTACAACCCAAACACGAAGTAGCGCTGCACCAGTTCAACAAATTAATGTCTATCCAATTAATGAAGTTGGACCACGTGGAGATGCTAACACCCCAAATCCAAACACCTATACGTATGATAACTACAATGTGTGGAACGATGGTGAACTACTGTATCGTAATAATGCGACACCAGACTTAGGTGATAGTACGCCATTCTACTACGATATTCACCAACCAACTTATCTTAATCCCGATGATTCAATTGCCAAGCCGCACGCAATCACGATGTATGATTTATTGCCAGTTGGGTTAACGCCTGCACGAACGACCAATACACCGATTAAAGGTTCTTTTACGGCGACGAGTGATGGGAGAGTGTATAGTGGTAAAGATATTTACGATAAATTACTTGCTTTAAATAAGCTAGAAAAAGATCAACAAGGAGCGGCATTAGAAGAAGTCTACAGTTTACTTTTCAATACGACGCAACTTGGTATTTCGGGTGGTTCAGAGAACAATGCTGATCGTTGGACACCACAATCCAGTACTTCTTGGCCAGTCGGTAATCAAGCAAACATGGCAACGCTGTGGACAACGAATGCGGATAGATCTGCCACAACACCGGTGGCATATGGAAGTGATGAAGTTGCGTATCGTTCAGATCCCCGTGTAATTGCGGTTGATATGGGTACGGAAGATGAGCCAGAAGTGCGCTATCTAGTAATCTGGGCAATGACCTTCTATGAAATCTCACAATTAAAATTTAATGGTGATTCGTTCATTTATCGGATGCCAGTTGTTGCGCAAAGTGAACACATGCCAAACAAAGATGAATGGTATGATTTTGAAAATAACGCCAGCGTACGTTTTGACTTAAGTGATGCTAATGCGCAGTGGCACTGGCAAGGTACGACAGAACCTGTGCTTAGTCGTTACAGTTATAACGGTAATGAACCAACTGACTTAACTGACTTGAAGATAAATAAAGAGTGGGTTGATGCCAATGACGCTCTTTCAATTCCTAATCGAGGGACATCACTAGGATTTAATGTTTATGGGCATGTACCAGATCCCGATGATTCCAATAAGGATAAGTTAGTGTACACTCGGGAAAATGTGCAAGTGACCCCACCTGGTGTGGATGTTACTAAGCAACAAATTTGGACGACAACAGTGTCGCAGCTGCCTAAGTATTGGTACGCAGCCGATGATACTAATAATGAGCGTCCAATTAGAATTATCTATACGGCGAAGGAAAATGTTCCAGATGGATTTACACTAGTGGCTGAATCCGACAATAAAGAAGAAGTGGGACATGAAATTACGGTTACTAACCGACCTTCGAACGATGTTTCCAGCATCTTAGTACGTAAAACGTGGAATGATAATAATAGTGCAACGCGGCCTAATGAGTTAACGTTTGTGCTTTATCAAAACGGACGTGAAATTGACCGCGTAACACTTAATAAATCACAAACTAATCCAAACGCAGCTGACTATGTGAAATTGGATGAGTTTGGTCGCTGGTTGTATGCCTTTAAAGATTTACCACGGGCAGATGCCCTAACATGGCAGCCATACACCTACACAGTAGATGAAGTACTTCCGGAAGGGTATACCAATACGGCTCGTGATCATGCGATTTTGACAGAAGGTGATTATACTGATCGTTTCGACTTTACGAATACGCCTACCACACCGTCAGATTCAACGATGCAATTGCAAGGAATTAAACGTTGGGCTGGTCAAACGAGCTTGCCAGAATCATTGACATCATTGACAGTTCGTTTATATGGTTACATCACTATTCCAGCTAGTAATGGTACTCCACAACAACGGGTTCGGATTAACTTAAACCCAAGAGGTTCAAGTACTGGTGCCTGGATTGCTAGTCCGGCAAATGATAATCTGGCAACACCGAATATTGATGAATCAGCCATGCAAGTAAGTAATGGTCAAACGCCACCTGGCTCTGCTCATGAATTGGTTGTACAACGAACGGGTCAAGGTGCTGTGTGGCAGTATACATTCATTAATCCGAATAGTAACCCAACGTATACTAATTCTTGGCCAAAACAAGTGCAATACAGCGGACGAACGTACCCAGTTACGTATGAAATTGAAGAAAATGTTCCAGCTGGATATGAATTGTTATCAAACACTGGTGGTTACACTGATGCTAACCAAAACGTTTGGCAATTTGATCTGTTAAACAATGTGCGTCAAACCGCGACAACTAACATTCGTCTGTGGAAGATTGATAAAGATTCTGAAGCAGTGATGTCAAACGTCCGGTTCCGACTTGAATACTATGATTACGGTGATAAAGTTTGGAAAGAACGACAAGCAGGTAGTACTGGTGAGGAAGGCAATATCAAAAATGGTATTTTTGATTACTCAAGTCTCGCCGCCGGCACTTACCGCTTGTATGAAGAACAAACAAATACTGATTACACCCACTTGAAGGGGGTTGTGTACTTTAACTTATTACGTGAAAACGCAACGACAGTTCGTCTAGATCGTCGTGCAGACCACCGGATGTTTGTCGACGTCGACGGTATTCAAAAGGATAAGTTGATACCAATTAACACGGCGGATATTGAACGTTTTGGTACTGGTGATGGTTTAGGAAGTTTCGCTTCAGCAACGAATCCAGCTGACATTCACACAACTAAGTGGATTGATACAACTGGTTCAGGTAACAACGTTGCTTCAGAGTGGAATTATGCACAACTGCTTACTGATTCTACTAACCAAATTGAAATTCGGCTTAAGAACCGTAAACCATTATTAATGCCACGGACTGGTGGTATTGGTATCTTGATTTTCATCGTTCTTGGAGCTACCTTGGCAGCCGGTGGGGGTTACTACTTCCATAAGCGCCGACAAGTAAAGCCAGCAAAAAATGTCTTGGCTGATCGTAATAACTGA